Proteins from a genomic interval of Panthera tigris isolate Pti1 chromosome A2, P.tigris_Pti1_mat1.1, whole genome shotgun sequence:
- the MCOLN1 gene encoding mucolipin-1, with protein sequence MAAPVGRRGSETERLLTPSPGYGTRAGASPVPPEEEDLRRRLKYFFMSPCDKFRAKGRKPFKLMLQVVKILVVTVQLILFGLSNQLAVTFREENTIAFRHLFLLGYSDGADDTFAAYTREQLYQAIFHTVDQYLMLPDVSLGRYAYVRGGGGPWANGSALALCQHYYHRGHVDPANDTFDIDPLVVTDCIRVDPPERPLVPPSDDLSLSDGSASYKNLTLKFHKLINVTIHFQLKTINLQSLINNEIPDCYTFSVLITFDNKAHSGRIPISLETQAHIQECKHPSVFRHGDNSFRLLFDVVVILTCSFSFLLCARSLLRGFLLQNEFVGFMWRQRGRVISLWERLEFVNGWYILLVTSDVLTISGTIMKIGIEAKNLASYDVCSILLGTSTLLVWVGVIRYLTFFHKYNILIATLRVALPSVMRFCCCVAVIYLGYCFCGWIVLGPYHVKFRSLSMVSECLFSLINGDDMFVTFAAMQAQQGRSSLVWLFSQLYLYSFISLFIYMVLSLFIALITGAYDTIKHPGGAGAEESELQAYIAQCQDSPTSGKFRRGSGSACSLLCCCGRDASEEHSLLVN encoded by the exons ATGGCAGCCCCCGTGGGCCGGCGCGGCTCAG aGACGGAGCGCCTCCTGACACCCAGTCCTGGGTATGGCACCCGGGCCGGGGCTTCCCCGGTCCCTCCGGAAGAGGAGGACCTGCGTCGCCGCCTCAAGTACTTTTTCATGAGTCCCTGTGACAAATTCCGGGCCAAGGGTCGCAAGCCCTTCAAGCTGATGCTGCAAGTCGTGAAGATCTTGGTGGTCACTGTGCAG CTCATCCTGTTCGGGCTCAGCAACCAGCTGGCAGTGACCTTCCGGGAGGAGAACACCATTGCCTTCCGGCACCTCTTCCTCCTGGGCTACTCTGATGGGGCGGATGATACCTTCGCAGCCTACACGCGGGAGCAGCTCTACCAGGCCATCTTCCACACCGTGGACCAG TACCTGATGCTCCCCGATGTGTCGCTGGGCCGGTATGCCTACGTGCGGGGCGGAGGTGGCCCCTGGGCCAATGGCTCGGCCCTGGCCCTCTGCCAGCACTACTACCACCGCGGCCACGTGGACCCGGCCAATGACACCTTTGACATTGATCCGCTGGTTGTCACTG ACTGCATCCGGGTGGACCCCCCTGAGAGACCCCTTGTGCCCCCCAGTGATGATCTCTCCCTCTCGGACGGCAGCGCCAGTTACAAGAACCTCACGCTCAAATTCCACAA gctgATCAACGTCACCATCCACTTCCAGCTGAAGACCATCAACCTCCAGAGCCTGATCAACAACGAAATTCCAGACTGCTACACCTTCAGTGTCCTG ATCACTTTTGACAATAAGGCGCACAGCGGCCGTATCCCCATCAGCCTGGAGACCCAGGCCCACATCCAGGAGTGTAAGCACCCCAGCGTCTTCAGGCACG GAGACAACAGCTTCCGGCTCCTGTTTGACGTGGTCGTGATCCTcacctgctccttctccttcctgctgtGTGCCCGCTCGCTGCTCCGTGGCTTTCTGCTGCAGAAC GAGTTTGTTGGGTTCATGTGGCGGCAGCGGGGACGGGTCATCAGCCTGTGGGAGCGGCTGGAATTTGTCAACGGCTGGTACATCCTGCTGGTCACCAGCGATGTGCTCACTATCTCGGGTACCATCATGAAGATTGGCATCGAAGCCAAG AACCTGGCGAGCTACGATGTCTGCAGCATCCTCCTGGGCACCTCCACCTTGCTCGTCTGGGTCGGCGTCATCCGCTATCTGACCTTCTTCCATAAGTACAAC ATTCTCATTGCCACGCTGCGGGTGGCCCTGCCCAGCGTCATGCGTTTCTGCTGCTGTGTGGCTGTCATCTACTTGGGCTATTGCTTCTGTGGCTGGATCGTGTTGGGGCCCTACCACGTGAAG TTTCGCTCGCTGTCCATGGTGTCCGAGTGCCTGTTCTCGCTCATCAACGGGGACGACATGTTCGTGACGTTCGCCGCGATGCAGGCCCAGCAGGGCCGCAGCAGCCTCGTCTGGCTGTTCTCCCAGCTCTACCTCTACTCCTTCATCAGCCTCTTCATCTACATGGTGCTGAGCCTTTTCATCGCGCTCATCACTGGTGCCTACGACACCATCAAG CACCCCGGAGGTGCTGGCGCGGAGGAGAGCGAGCTCCAGGCCTACATCGCGCAGTGCCAGGACAGCCCCACCTCCGGCAAGTTCCGTCGAGGGAGCGGCTCGGCCTGCAGCCTCCTCTGCTGCTGCGGCAG GGACGCCTCGGAGGAGCATTCGCTGCTGGTGAATTGA
- the TEX45 gene encoding testis-expressed protein 45 isoform X2 encodes MPPLEVAPCPPMAMAAVALLPCPMSRLDFLKASHFALGPDPRLRVDAMQPTSHRDFPAYPGVTRALSCQEPPVRSFFRQDTRAAGAELQSEAHRAFAPLAPQPSAPSGTRERTLATPATNLRVYAPARSRTGLSTARADFGWPELPARAREQIRGARLIFDRDSVPPGDPAKLRIPPTTYQALFPPHDACPRPRAPCSHFGGSNALQWDHRTQDDGTSYQRQFQALPGPPASMCKRASSSVELGDSKIGYGPVCSEQKQAYGPQGLPPDRYDKAQASAHIHYVNIRPGDGLFRDRTTEAEHFYPREPERFVLHHDQTPASHILEGNRCPGPGSLTTSVHFFHGQPLPLNKPPSRHVPHEKLQSHVGLGESSLLGQFFQTSTGTDYCSPGTIQKPQRVPTLHLLPSNLPQGTGETDFLTMNQKMLKPHRTAPASVTDEMLQRCKYNHIEPPLGGQRFFSTQYEDEFAFKFQGPAVLRSANLQDSHVPLGSPRQWVCGAGKVDPQTPQPPTYPCPSQQ; translated from the exons ATGCCACCCCTTGAG GTGGCGCCTTGTCCCCCGATGGCGATGGCCGCGGTCGCCCTCCTGCCATGCCCGATGTCCCGGCTGGACTTCCTCAAGGCCTCGCACTTTGCACTAGGGCCGGATCCGCGGCTGCGCGTGGACGCCATGCAACCCACGTCGCACCGGGACTTCCCGGCCTACCCGGGCGTCACCCGCGCGCTGTCGTGCCAGGAGCCGCCCGTCAGGTCCTTCTTCCGACAGGACACCCGCGCCGCAGGCGCGGAGCTCCAGTCGGAGGCGCACCGCGCGTTCGCGCCCCTGGCGCCGCAGCCGTCCGCGCCGTCGGGGACGCGGGAGCGCACCCTCGCCACGCCGGCCACCAACTTGCGCGTGTACGCGCCCGCGCGCTCCCGTACCGGCCTCTCCACCGCGCGCGCGGACTTTGGCTGGCCGGAGCTGCCGGCGCGCGCCAGAGAGCAGATCCGCGGCGCGCGCCTCATCTTCGACCGCGACTCGGTGCCTCCCGGCGACCCAGCCAAGCTGCGCATCCCGCCCACCACCTACCAGGCGCTTTTCCCGCCCCACGACGCGTGCCCGCGGCCCCGCGCGCCCTGCAGCCACTTCG GGGGCAGCAACGCACTCCAGTGGGATCACAGGACACAGGACGATGGGACCTCCTACCAGAGACAGTTTCAGGCCCTGCCAGGCCCACCTGCCTCGATGTGTAAGAGG GCCTCCTCCAGTGTGGAGCTGGGAGACTCCAAGATTGGCTATGGGCCCGTGTGCTCCGAGCAGAAACAAGCCTACGGGCCCCAGGGTCTGCCCCCAGACAG GTATGACAAGGCCCAGGCCTCGGCCCACATCCACTATGTGAATATTCGTCCTGGAGATGGGCTCTTCCGTGACAGGACCACCGAGGCTGAACACTTCTACCCCCGAGAGCCAG AGCGTTTTGTTCTTCACCACGACCAGACTCCGGCATCGCACATCCTGGAAGGAAATCGGTGCCCCGGCCCGGGCAGCCTCACCACCTCGGTGCACTTCTTCCACGGCCAG CCACTGCCCCTGAACAAGCCACCCAGCCGCCACGTGCCTCACGAGAAACTGCAGAGTCACGTGGGCCTAGGGGAGTCCTCGCTGCTCGGACAGTTCTTCCAGACCTCCACGGGCACGGACTACTGCTCCCCGGGCACCATCCAGAAGCCGCAGAGAGTGCCCACTCTCCACTTGCTGCCTAGCAACCTGCCCCAGGGCACCGGCG aaacagattttttaacCATGAACCAGAAGATGCTGAAGCCGCATAGAACAGCTCCCGCCTCCGTGACTGACGAGATGCTACAGcgg TGCAAGTATAACCACATTGAGCCCCCGCTGGGTGGACAGCGCTTCTTCTCAACCCAATACGAGGATGAGTTTGCCTTCAAGTTCCAGGGCCCAGCGGTGCTGAGATCGGCCAACCTCCAGGACAGCCATGTGCCTCTGGGCTCCCCCCGCCAGTGGGTCTGTGGGGCTGGGAAGGTAGACCCTCAGACCCCCCAGCCCCCTACTTACCCATGCCCTAGCCAGCAATAA
- the ZNF358 gene encoding zinc finger protein 358 isoform X2 encodes MRRSVLVRNPGHKGPRPACDELDSDSEDLDPNPEELDPEPDPEDLNTVSEDVDPSYEDLEPVSEDLDPDAEAPSSVSGTRDSDPQDLDPMSSSFDLDPDVIGPVPLVLDPNSDTLSPTEAPDLDPLSSSLTATPEVLADSPAALPAPASPPRPFSCPDCGRAFRRSSGLSQHRRTHSGEKPYRCPDCGKSFSHGATLAQHRGIHTGARPYQCAACGKAFGWRSTLLKHRSSHSGEKPHHCPVCGKAFGHGSLLAQHLRTHGGPRPHKCPVCAKGFGQGSALLKHLRTHTGERPYPCPQCGKAFGQSSALLQHQRTHTAERPYRCPHCGKAFGQSSNLQHHLRIHTGERPYACPHCSKAFGQSSALLQHLHVHSGERPYRCQLCGKAFGQASSLTKHKRVHEGAAAAAAAAAAAAAGLGLSPASMLRPGQVSLLGPDAVSVLGSGLGLGPGPSSGLGSDPGSEPGSLPNPSPKAVSGSESTPTPDSIKASDPKPGHDADPDLAASPDRGSGPSPDQDPGPSSDSNPGSHPEPCSPTHDAVSPALPTGESPEWVREQGALLGPDG; translated from the coding sequence ATGCGGCGCTCGGTCCTGGTCAGGAATCCAGGCCACAAAGGCCCAAGGCCCGCTTGTGACGAGCTGGACTCTGACTCCGAGGACCTGGACCCCAACCCTGAAGAGCTGGACCCAGAGCCCGACCCAGAAGACCTCAACACTGTCTCCGAAGATGTGGACCCCAGCTATGAAGATCTGGAGCCCGTCTCTGAGGATCTGGACCCCGATGCTGAAGCTCCGAGCTCCGTCTCGGGGACCCGTGACTCGGATCCCCAAGATCTCGACCCCATGTCCTCAAGTTTCGACCTGGATCCAGACGTCATCGGCCCTGTCCCCCTGGTTCTTGACCCCAACAGCGACACCCTCAGCCCCACCGAAGCCCCAGACCTGGACCCCCTCTCATCTAGCCTCACTGCCACTCCCGAGGTCCTGGCCGACAGCCCCGCGGCGCTTCCTGCGCCTGCCAGCCCTCCCCGGCCCTTCTCCTGCCCCGATTGCGGGCGAGCCTTCCGCCGCAGCTCGGGGCTGAGCCAGCACCGCCGCACCCACAGCGGCGAGAAGCCCTACCGCTGCCCCGACTGCGGCAAGTCGTTCAGCCACGGCGCCACGCTGGCCCAGCACCGGGGCATCCACACGGGCGCGCGGCCCTACCAGTGCGCGGCCTGCGGCAAGGCCTTCGGCTGGCGCTCCACGCTGCTGAAGCACCGCAGCAGCCACAGCGGCGAGAAGCCGCACCACTGCCCCGTGTGCGGCAAGGCCTTCGGGCACGGCTCGCTGCTGGCGCAGCACCTGCGCACGCACGGCGGCCCGCGGCCGCACAAGTGCCCCGTGTGCGCCAAGGGCTTCGGGCAGGGCTCCGCGCTGCTGAAGCACCTGCGCACGCACACGGGCGAGCGGCCGTACCCGTGCCCGCAGTGCGGCAAAGCCTTCGGCCAGAGCTCGGCGCTGCTGCAGCACCAGCGCACGCACACGGCGGAGCGCCCGTACCGCTGTCCCCACTGCGGCAAGGCGTTCGGCCAGAGCTCCAACCTGCAGCACCACCTGCGCATCCACACGGGCGAGCGGCCCTACGCCTGCCCCCACTGCTCCAAGGCCTTCGGGCAGAGCTCCGCGCTGCTGCAGCACCTGCACGTGCATTCCGGAGAGCGCCCCTACCGCTGCCAGCTCTGCGGCAAGGCCTTCGGCCAGGCTTCCAGCCTCACCAAGCACAAGCGCGTGCACgagggcgccgccgccgccgcggccgccgccgcggcGGCCGCCGCAGGCCTGGGCCTCAGTCCGGCTTCGATGCTGCGGCCCGGGCAGGTCTCCCTCCTGGGGCCTGATGCTGTGTCTGTTCTCGGCTCCGGCCTGGGCCTCGGCCCTGGCCCCAGCTCTGGCCTTGGCTCTGACCCTGGCTCCGAGCCGGGCTCCCTCCCTAATCCCAGCCCCAAAGCTGTCTCTGGCTCCGAATCTACCCCCACCCCTGATTCTATCAAAGCTTCTGACCCTAAGCCTGGTCACGACGCAGATCCCGACCTTGCGGCCAGCCCTGACCGCGGATCTGGGCCCAGCCCCGACCAAGATCCTGGGCCCAGCTCCGACTCCAACCCCGGGTCTCATCCCGAACCCTGCTCCCCCACCCATGACGCTGTCAGCCCAGCCCTCCCTACTGGCGAGAGTCCCGAGTGGGTGCGGGAACAAGGGGCGCTGCTGGGCCCCGACGGCTGA
- the ZNF358 gene encoding zinc finger protein 358 isoform X1, whose protein sequence is MQRRAEPWNWVLETSSAGSHDFHPDPALEAASISTPGMRRSVLVRNPGHKGPRPACDELDSDSEDLDPNPEELDPEPDPEDLNTVSEDVDPSYEDLEPVSEDLDPDAEAPSSVSGTRDSDPQDLDPMSSSFDLDPDVIGPVPLVLDPNSDTLSPTEAPDLDPLSSSLTATPEVLADSPAALPAPASPPRPFSCPDCGRAFRRSSGLSQHRRTHSGEKPYRCPDCGKSFSHGATLAQHRGIHTGARPYQCAACGKAFGWRSTLLKHRSSHSGEKPHHCPVCGKAFGHGSLLAQHLRTHGGPRPHKCPVCAKGFGQGSALLKHLRTHTGERPYPCPQCGKAFGQSSALLQHQRTHTAERPYRCPHCGKAFGQSSNLQHHLRIHTGERPYACPHCSKAFGQSSALLQHLHVHSGERPYRCQLCGKAFGQASSLTKHKRVHEGAAAAAAAAAAAAAGLGLSPASMLRPGQVSLLGPDAVSVLGSGLGLGPGPSSGLGSDPGSEPGSLPNPSPKAVSGSESTPTPDSIKASDPKPGHDADPDLAASPDRGSGPSPDQDPGPSSDSNPGSHPEPCSPTHDAVSPALPTGESPEWVREQGALLGPDG, encoded by the exons atgcagagaagggcagagcccTGGAACTGGGTACTGGAGACCTCCAGTGCCGGGTCCCATGACTTCCATCCAG ATCCGGCCCTAGAAGCAGCCAGCATTTCCACACCAGGGATGCGGCGCTCGGTCCTGGTCAGGAATCCAGGCCACAAAGGCCCAAGGCCCGCTTGTGACGAGCTGGACTCTGACTCCGAGGACCTGGACCCCAACCCTGAAGAGCTGGACCCAGAGCCCGACCCAGAAGACCTCAACACTGTCTCCGAAGATGTGGACCCCAGCTATGAAGATCTGGAGCCCGTCTCTGAGGATCTGGACCCCGATGCTGAAGCTCCGAGCTCCGTCTCGGGGACCCGTGACTCGGATCCCCAAGATCTCGACCCCATGTCCTCAAGTTTCGACCTGGATCCAGACGTCATCGGCCCTGTCCCCCTGGTTCTTGACCCCAACAGCGACACCCTCAGCCCCACCGAAGCCCCAGACCTGGACCCCCTCTCATCTAGCCTCACTGCCACTCCCGAGGTCCTGGCCGACAGCCCCGCGGCGCTTCCTGCGCCTGCCAGCCCTCCCCGGCCCTTCTCCTGCCCCGATTGCGGGCGAGCCTTCCGCCGCAGCTCGGGGCTGAGCCAGCACCGCCGCACCCACAGCGGCGAGAAGCCCTACCGCTGCCCCGACTGCGGCAAGTCGTTCAGCCACGGCGCCACGCTGGCCCAGCACCGGGGCATCCACACGGGCGCGCGGCCCTACCAGTGCGCGGCCTGCGGCAAGGCCTTCGGCTGGCGCTCCACGCTGCTGAAGCACCGCAGCAGCCACAGCGGCGAGAAGCCGCACCACTGCCCCGTGTGCGGCAAGGCCTTCGGGCACGGCTCGCTGCTGGCGCAGCACCTGCGCACGCACGGCGGCCCGCGGCCGCACAAGTGCCCCGTGTGCGCCAAGGGCTTCGGGCAGGGCTCCGCGCTGCTGAAGCACCTGCGCACGCACACGGGCGAGCGGCCGTACCCGTGCCCGCAGTGCGGCAAAGCCTTCGGCCAGAGCTCGGCGCTGCTGCAGCACCAGCGCACGCACACGGCGGAGCGCCCGTACCGCTGTCCCCACTGCGGCAAGGCGTTCGGCCAGAGCTCCAACCTGCAGCACCACCTGCGCATCCACACGGGCGAGCGGCCCTACGCCTGCCCCCACTGCTCCAAGGCCTTCGGGCAGAGCTCCGCGCTGCTGCAGCACCTGCACGTGCATTCCGGAGAGCGCCCCTACCGCTGCCAGCTCTGCGGCAAGGCCTTCGGCCAGGCTTCCAGCCTCACCAAGCACAAGCGCGTGCACgagggcgccgccgccgccgcggccgccgccgcggcGGCCGCCGCAGGCCTGGGCCTCAGTCCGGCTTCGATGCTGCGGCCCGGGCAGGTCTCCCTCCTGGGGCCTGATGCTGTGTCTGTTCTCGGCTCCGGCCTGGGCCTCGGCCCTGGCCCCAGCTCTGGCCTTGGCTCTGACCCTGGCTCCGAGCCGGGCTCCCTCCCTAATCCCAGCCCCAAAGCTGTCTCTGGCTCCGAATCTACCCCCACCCCTGATTCTATCAAAGCTTCTGACCCTAAGCCTGGTCACGACGCAGATCCCGACCTTGCGGCCAGCCCTGACCGCGGATCTGGGCCCAGCCCCGACCAAGATCCTGGGCCCAGCTCCGACTCCAACCCCGGGTCTCATCCCGAACCCTGCTCCCCCACCCATGACGCTGTCAGCCCAGCCCTCCCTACTGGCGAGAGTCCCGAGTGGGTGCGGGAACAAGGGGCGCTGCTGGGCCCCGACGGCTGA
- the TEX45 gene encoding testis-expressed protein 45 isoform X3 — protein MPPLEVAPCPPMAMAAVALLPCPMSRLDFLKASHFALGPDPRLRVDAMQPTSHRDFPAYPGVTRALSCQEPPVRSFFRQDTRAAGAELQSEAHRAFAPLAPQPSAPSGTRERTLATPATNLRVYAPARSRTGLSTARADFGWPELPARAREQIRGARLIFDRDSVPPGDPAKLRIPPTTYQALFPPHDACPRPRAPCSHFGGSNALQWDHRTQDDGTSYQRQFQALPGPPASMCKRASSSVELGDSKIGYGPVCSEQKQAYGPQGLPPDRYDKAQASAHIHYVNIRPGDGLFRDRTTEAEHFYPREPERFVLHHDQTPASHILEGNRCPGPGSLTTSVHFFHGQPLPLNKPPSRHVPHEKLQSHVGLGESSLLGQFFQTSTGTDYCSPGTIQKPQRVPTLHLLPSNLPQGTGGPCPSSLSPSARLLPPKSTETDFLTMNQKMLKPHRTAPASVTDEMLQRFQGPAVLRSANLQDSHVPLGSPRQWVCGAGKVDPQTPQPPTYPCPSQQ, from the exons ATGCCACCCCTTGAG GTGGCGCCTTGTCCCCCGATGGCGATGGCCGCGGTCGCCCTCCTGCCATGCCCGATGTCCCGGCTGGACTTCCTCAAGGCCTCGCACTTTGCACTAGGGCCGGATCCGCGGCTGCGCGTGGACGCCATGCAACCCACGTCGCACCGGGACTTCCCGGCCTACCCGGGCGTCACCCGCGCGCTGTCGTGCCAGGAGCCGCCCGTCAGGTCCTTCTTCCGACAGGACACCCGCGCCGCAGGCGCGGAGCTCCAGTCGGAGGCGCACCGCGCGTTCGCGCCCCTGGCGCCGCAGCCGTCCGCGCCGTCGGGGACGCGGGAGCGCACCCTCGCCACGCCGGCCACCAACTTGCGCGTGTACGCGCCCGCGCGCTCCCGTACCGGCCTCTCCACCGCGCGCGCGGACTTTGGCTGGCCGGAGCTGCCGGCGCGCGCCAGAGAGCAGATCCGCGGCGCGCGCCTCATCTTCGACCGCGACTCGGTGCCTCCCGGCGACCCAGCCAAGCTGCGCATCCCGCCCACCACCTACCAGGCGCTTTTCCCGCCCCACGACGCGTGCCCGCGGCCCCGCGCGCCCTGCAGCCACTTCG GGGGCAGCAACGCACTCCAGTGGGATCACAGGACACAGGACGATGGGACCTCCTACCAGAGACAGTTTCAGGCCCTGCCAGGCCCACCTGCCTCGATGTGTAAGAGG GCCTCCTCCAGTGTGGAGCTGGGAGACTCCAAGATTGGCTATGGGCCCGTGTGCTCCGAGCAGAAACAAGCCTACGGGCCCCAGGGTCTGCCCCCAGACAG GTATGACAAGGCCCAGGCCTCGGCCCACATCCACTATGTGAATATTCGTCCTGGAGATGGGCTCTTCCGTGACAGGACCACCGAGGCTGAACACTTCTACCCCCGAGAGCCAG AGCGTTTTGTTCTTCACCACGACCAGACTCCGGCATCGCACATCCTGGAAGGAAATCGGTGCCCCGGCCCGGGCAGCCTCACCACCTCGGTGCACTTCTTCCACGGCCAG CCACTGCCCCTGAACAAGCCACCCAGCCGCCACGTGCCTCACGAGAAACTGCAGAGTCACGTGGGCCTAGGGGAGTCCTCGCTGCTCGGACAGTTCTTCCAGACCTCCACGGGCACGGACTACTGCTCCCCGGGCACCATCCAGAAGCCGCAGAGAGTGCCCACTCTCCACTTGCTGCCTAGCAACCTGCCCCAGGGCACCGGCG ggccctgcccctcctccctcagcccctcagcTCGACTACTCCCACCCAAATCTacagaaacagattttttaacCATGAACCAGAAGATGCTGAAGCCGCATAGAACAGCTCCCGCCTCCGTGACTGACGAGATGCTACAGcgg TTCCAGGGCCCAGCGGTGCTGAGATCGGCCAACCTCCAGGACAGCCATGTGCCTCTGGGCTCCCCCCGCCAGTGGGTCTGTGGGGCTGGGAAGGTAGACCCTCAGACCCCCCAGCCCCCTACTTACCCATGCCCTAGCCAGCAATAA
- the TEX45 gene encoding testis-expressed protein 45 isoform X1, translating into MPPLEVAPCPPMAMAAVALLPCPMSRLDFLKASHFALGPDPRLRVDAMQPTSHRDFPAYPGVTRALSCQEPPVRSFFRQDTRAAGAELQSEAHRAFAPLAPQPSAPSGTRERTLATPATNLRVYAPARSRTGLSTARADFGWPELPARAREQIRGARLIFDRDSVPPGDPAKLRIPPTTYQALFPPHDACPRPRAPCSHFGGSNALQWDHRTQDDGTSYQRQFQALPGPPASMCKRASSSVELGDSKIGYGPVCSEQKQAYGPQGLPPDRYDKAQASAHIHYVNIRPGDGLFRDRTTEAEHFYPREPERFVLHHDQTPASHILEGNRCPGPGSLTTSVHFFHGQPLPLNKPPSRHVPHEKLQSHVGLGESSLLGQFFQTSTGTDYCSPGTIQKPQRVPTLHLLPSNLPQGTGGPCPSSLSPSARLLPPKSTETDFLTMNQKMLKPHRTAPASVTDEMLQRCKYNHIEPPLGGQRFFSTQYEDEFAFKFQGPAVLRSANLQDSHVPLGSPRQWVCGAGKVDPQTPQPPTYPCPSQQ; encoded by the exons ATGCCACCCCTTGAG GTGGCGCCTTGTCCCCCGATGGCGATGGCCGCGGTCGCCCTCCTGCCATGCCCGATGTCCCGGCTGGACTTCCTCAAGGCCTCGCACTTTGCACTAGGGCCGGATCCGCGGCTGCGCGTGGACGCCATGCAACCCACGTCGCACCGGGACTTCCCGGCCTACCCGGGCGTCACCCGCGCGCTGTCGTGCCAGGAGCCGCCCGTCAGGTCCTTCTTCCGACAGGACACCCGCGCCGCAGGCGCGGAGCTCCAGTCGGAGGCGCACCGCGCGTTCGCGCCCCTGGCGCCGCAGCCGTCCGCGCCGTCGGGGACGCGGGAGCGCACCCTCGCCACGCCGGCCACCAACTTGCGCGTGTACGCGCCCGCGCGCTCCCGTACCGGCCTCTCCACCGCGCGCGCGGACTTTGGCTGGCCGGAGCTGCCGGCGCGCGCCAGAGAGCAGATCCGCGGCGCGCGCCTCATCTTCGACCGCGACTCGGTGCCTCCCGGCGACCCAGCCAAGCTGCGCATCCCGCCCACCACCTACCAGGCGCTTTTCCCGCCCCACGACGCGTGCCCGCGGCCCCGCGCGCCCTGCAGCCACTTCG GGGGCAGCAACGCACTCCAGTGGGATCACAGGACACAGGACGATGGGACCTCCTACCAGAGACAGTTTCAGGCCCTGCCAGGCCCACCTGCCTCGATGTGTAAGAGG GCCTCCTCCAGTGTGGAGCTGGGAGACTCCAAGATTGGCTATGGGCCCGTGTGCTCCGAGCAGAAACAAGCCTACGGGCCCCAGGGTCTGCCCCCAGACAG GTATGACAAGGCCCAGGCCTCGGCCCACATCCACTATGTGAATATTCGTCCTGGAGATGGGCTCTTCCGTGACAGGACCACCGAGGCTGAACACTTCTACCCCCGAGAGCCAG AGCGTTTTGTTCTTCACCACGACCAGACTCCGGCATCGCACATCCTGGAAGGAAATCGGTGCCCCGGCCCGGGCAGCCTCACCACCTCGGTGCACTTCTTCCACGGCCAG CCACTGCCCCTGAACAAGCCACCCAGCCGCCACGTGCCTCACGAGAAACTGCAGAGTCACGTGGGCCTAGGGGAGTCCTCGCTGCTCGGACAGTTCTTCCAGACCTCCACGGGCACGGACTACTGCTCCCCGGGCACCATCCAGAAGCCGCAGAGAGTGCCCACTCTCCACTTGCTGCCTAGCAACCTGCCCCAGGGCACCGGCG ggccctgcccctcctccctcagcccctcagcTCGACTACTCCCACCCAAATCTacagaaacagattttttaacCATGAACCAGAAGATGCTGAAGCCGCATAGAACAGCTCCCGCCTCCGTGACTGACGAGATGCTACAGcgg TGCAAGTATAACCACATTGAGCCCCCGCTGGGTGGACAGCGCTTCTTCTCAACCCAATACGAGGATGAGTTTGCCTTCAAGTTCCAGGGCCCAGCGGTGCTGAGATCGGCCAACCTCCAGGACAGCCATGTGCCTCTGGGCTCCCCCCGCCAGTGGGTCTGTGGGGCTGGGAAGGTAGACCCTCAGACCCCCCAGCCCCCTACTTACCCATGCCCTAGCCAGCAATAA